From Actinopolymorpha cephalotaxi, one genomic window encodes:
- a CDS encoding magnesium transporter yields the protein MLALTGETGQPVRTADGTTVGHLRDLTARIGSPHPVVHRLLVGTRHRATHLVPWSEVASFERSGVQLRDAEPISAYADGFELGDDELLLVRDVLDTQIVDVVGHRLARVADVLLTRLPDQRLEVAAVDVGMGAVCRRLGLRLLGERLPERAVDWRDLHLTSSRGHLVQLATTAAAVHRLDARGLAELLTRLDVDSATDVLRTVGPERAANAVAATHPDVGGRLMLALGSEDAGRVLDQLPEEAGHHYRHVLRSRSPLTRRRFFRLRGWRTHRPRHLGRRPGGNHGNHGDQRNHGDHGDQRGPREDGAP from the coding sequence ATGCTGGCCCTCACCGGCGAGACGGGGCAGCCGGTCCGGACCGCCGACGGCACCACCGTCGGCCACCTGCGCGACCTCACCGCGCGGATCGGCTCACCGCATCCGGTCGTACACCGGTTGCTGGTCGGCACCCGCCACCGGGCCACGCACCTGGTGCCCTGGAGCGAGGTCGCGTCGTTCGAGCGGTCGGGCGTCCAGTTGCGCGACGCCGAACCGATCTCCGCGTACGCCGACGGCTTCGAGCTCGGCGACGACGAACTCCTGCTGGTACGCGACGTCCTGGACACCCAGATCGTCGACGTCGTGGGGCACCGGCTGGCCCGGGTGGCCGACGTCCTGCTCACCCGGCTGCCCGACCAGCGCCTCGAGGTCGCCGCCGTCGACGTCGGGATGGGCGCGGTCTGCCGCCGGCTCGGCCTGCGGCTCCTCGGCGAGCGGCTGCCCGAGCGCGCCGTCGACTGGCGCGACCTGCACCTGACGTCGAGCCGCGGGCACCTCGTCCAGCTCGCCACCACGGCTGCCGCGGTGCACCGCCTGGACGCCCGCGGGCTGGCCGAACTCCTCACCCGGCTCGACGTGGACAGCGCCACCGACGTGCTGCGGACCGTCGGCCCCGAACGCGCGGCGAACGCGGTCGCGGCCACCCATCCCGACGTCGGCGGCCGGCTGATGCTCGCGCTCGGCTCCGAGGACGCCGGCCGGGTGCTCGACCAGCTTCCCGAGGAGGCCGGACACCACTACCGCCACGTCCTGCGGTCGCGGTCTCCCCTGACCAGGCGGCGGTTCTTCCGGCTGCGCGGCTGGCGTACGCACCGGCCGCGGCACCTCGGCCGGCGACCCGGCGGCAACCACGGCAACCACGGCGACCAGCGCAACCACGGCGACCACGGCGACCAGCGCGGGCCGCGGGAAGACGGCGCGCCGTGA